In Trichoderma breve strain T069 chromosome 4, whole genome shotgun sequence, the following proteins share a genomic window:
- a CDS encoding pinin/SDK/memA/ protein conserved region domain-containing protein — protein MATMGESETVASKPADEDRPAPEKAPDASLKRKAEDEGPEDDSPKRAKHDDDEDDDATSTSRRQPSPSHDHDHNHDHGHDHGREDGREDDDKEVTSAASQDRRRQAMQEEKKRGKRLFGGLMSTLSQTSNTSQQQKRRQEIERRQQDRIQKQKAEDDQKRAEKLEKLHLVRMAEQIVFDEEVMKKKHEKRLAMAKFLRTRAEPSIFYLPWKTTPEQKDTIDDQIQRAKATVEKEVEQFKARKQRHIERYGPPTRQISVTPDEPAAMRAPERESPVRSPHHSADKTHLQERRVSQDLHRAHHDESGDDLEEAEEDMVIY, from the exons ATGGCTACGATGGGGGAGTCGGAGAC GGTGGCATCGAAGCCAGCGGATGAGGACCGTCCAGCGCCGGAAAAGGCGCCAGACGCATCTCTTAAGAGAAAagcagaagacgaaggcCCCGAGGACGATTCTCCCAAGCGTGCAAAGcacgacgatgacgaggacgatgacgcTACATCAACTTCAAGGCGGCAACCTTCGCCTAGTCACGATCACGATCACAACCACGACCACGGCCACGACCACGGCCGCGAGGACGGCCGCGAGGACGATGACAAGGAGGTCACTTCAGCTGCGTCCCAAGACCGACGCAGACAAGCTATgcaggaagagaagaagcgcggAAAGCGACTGTTTGGCGGTTTAATGAGTACCTTGAGCCAAACTTCTAACACAtctcagcagcagaagcggcgACAAGAAATTGAGCGCCGGCAGCAAGACCGTATtcagaagcaaaaggccgaGGATGACCAGAAGAgagctgagaagctggagaagctgcactTAGTACGCATGGCGGAGCAAATTGTGTTTGACGAAGAAGTG atgaagaagaagcacgaaAAACGGCTGGCCATGGCAAAATTCTTGCGGACAAGGGCGGAGCCATCAATT TTCTACCTACCATGGAAAACCACGCCTGAGCAGAAAGACACCATCGACGACCAGATCCAGAGGGCGAAAGCCACAGTGGAAAAGGAGGTGGAGCAATTCAAGGCTCGAAAACAGCGGCACATTGAGCGGTATGGTCCCCCAACGAGGCAAATCAGCGTGACCCCTGATGAACCTGCTGCCATGAGAGCACCGGAGCGCGAGAGCCCTGTCCGGAGTCCTCATCACAGCGCCGATAAAACACACCTACAGGAACGAAGAGTGTCCCAAGACCTGCACAGGGCGCATCACGATGAATCTGGTGATGACCtcgaggaggctgaggaggacATGGTGATTTACTGA
- a CDS encoding alpha/beta hydrolase fold domain-containing protein produces MRPRKYSKMDTSKLKPNDPRVKWETKQVRGKTYSYILGEPEGAKVDTIFLVHGWPDLAFGWRHQIPYLMSLGYQVVAPNMIGYAGTDAPQDPKAYSFKSVSDDVAELARQFVGEDGQIVLGGHDWGGALVWRTAYYYPKLIKAVFSICTPLLPLSKEYIPLEAIIAAGHLQNFKYQLQLGGPDVEAHVTGKDKLRQFFKAVFLGKTPNGEYGMTMEHGVIFELLDKVQQPRLLDADELEFYVEQYSLQKAPELRGPLNWYRTREINANEEIALGEEARPNTFEQPALYIGATHDDALPPAMSQGMDAAFADLTRAEVDATHWALTQAGPDVNEHIGKWLTKVNSAPKL; encoded by the coding sequence ATGCGGCCCCGCAAGTATAGCAAGATGGATACCAGCAAGCTGAAGCCCAATGACCCTCGTGTCAAGTGGGAGACCAAGCAGGTCCGCGGCAAGACATACTCCTACATCCTCGGTGAGCCCGAAGGCGCCAAGGTCGATACCATTTTCCTCGTTCACGGCTGGCCCGATCTCGCCTTCGGATGGCGCCATCAGATCCCCTACTTGATGTCCCTGGGCTACCAGGTCGTTGCGCCCAACATGATTGGCTACGCCGGCACCGACGCTCCCCAGGACCCCAAAGCGTACAGCTTCAAGAGCGTCTCTGACGATGTCGCTGAGCTGGCTCGCCAATTCGTCGGCGAGGATGGCCAGATCGTGCTGGGAGGTCACGACTGGGGCGGTGCGCTGGTCTGGCGAACGGCCTACTACTACCCCAAGCTGATCAAGGCCGTCTTCTCAATCTGCACTCCTCTGCTGCCCCTGAGCAAAGAGTACATTCccctcgaggccatcatcgccgccggaCATCTGCAGAACTTCAAGTACCAGCTACAGCTGGGGGGCCCTGATGTAGAGGCCCACGTCACCGGCAAGGACAAGCTACGGCAGTTCTTCAAGGCCGTGTTCCTCGGCAAGACCCCCAACGGAGAATACGGCATGACCATGGAGCACGGCGTCATCTTCGAGTTACTGGACAAGGTCCAGCAACCCCGTCTGCTGGATGCTGACGAGCTGGAATTCTACGTCGAGCAGTACTCGCTGCAAAAGGCCCCCGAGCTGCGTGGCCCGCTCAACTGGTATCGAACCCGCGAGATCAACGCCAACGAGGAGATTGCGCTGGGTGAGGAGGCGCGGCCCAACACGTTCGAGCAGCCCGCGCTCTACATTGGGGCGACTCACGATGATGCTCTGCCGCCGGCCATGTCTCAGGGCATGGACGCAGCTTTTGCTGACCTGACCCGGGCGGAGGTTGATGCTACACACTGGGCGTTGACGCAGGCTGGTCCTGATGTCAACGAGCACATTGGAAAATGGCTGACCAAGGTGAACAGCGCTCCCAAGCTGTAA
- a CDS encoding cation transport ATPase (P-type) domain-containing protein, whose translation MAGRHPIGGHGGPSNNDDLLLDLDNEQPVYNAGQRSALNDDDLARAYEHDQDPSSRPSVSYDDFVGAEPSYPPPGRSGGAQMAQPSERSGPYHNHQFSQSSDLDNYPRYADDFDEDEMYYQHGGAPGAGPSSAARDNARTRNSVLTLGGGFFGKLKHRLGMGQGYSEMDLPLTEPGLDRGGSQQQQQPKAKKSGNFKFGFGRGKPDPASLGPRIIHLNNPPANAANKYAGNHISTAKYNVVTFLPKFLFEQFSKVANIFFLFTAALQQIPGLSPTNRYTTIGPLAVVLLVSAGKELVEDYRRRVADNALNTSTARVLRGSSFTDTKWNAVAVGDVVRVESEEPFPADLVLLASSEPEGLCYIETANLDGETNLKIKQALPETSTLVSPSEVSRLGGRIKSEQPNSSLYTYEATLIMQAGGGEKELALNPEQLLLRGATLRNTPWIHGIVVFTGHETKLMRNATATPIKRTKVERQLNWLVLMLVGMLLVLSVISTVGDLVMRGATGDSLSYLYLDKIDSAGTAASTFFKDMVTYWVLFSALVPISLFVTVELVKYWHGILINDDLDMYYDKTDTPATCRTSSLVEELGMVEYVFSDKTGTLTCNMMEFKQCSIGGIMYAEEVPEDRRATGVDDEEAAIYDFKALQANLTQGHQTAGMIDHFLALLATCHTVIPEMDEKGQIKYQAASPDEGALVAGAVTMGYRFTARKPKSVIIEANGREMEYELLAVCEFNSTRKRMSAIFRCPDGKIRVYCKGADTVILERLNDQNPHVEITLRHLEEYASEGLRTLCLAMREVPEQEYHEWRQIFDTAATTVGGNRADELDKAAEIIEHDFYLLGATAIEDRLQDGVPETIHTLQQANIKVWVLTGDRQETAINIGMSCKLLSEDMMLLIVNEESAAATRDNIQKKIDAIRTQGDGTIEMESLALVIDGKSLTYALEKDLEKLFLDLAIMCKAVICCRVSPLQKALVVKLVKKYQKQSILLAIGDGANDVSMIQAAHIGVGISGVEGLQAARSADVAIAQFRYLRKLLLVHGAWSYQRVSKTILFSFYKNIALYLTQFWYTFQNVFSGQVIYESWTLSFYNVFYTVLPPLAIGILDQFISARLLDRYPQLYMMGQQNSAFKLKVFAQWIANAIYHSIVLYIFAELIWYSDVIDGQGQTDGHWVWGTALYGAVLLTVLGKAALVTNNWTKYHVMAIPGSMVIWWVFIAVYGTVAPKINISTEYHGVIPKLYSSPVFWLQTFVLALLCLSRDIAWKYAKRMYRPQTYHHIQEIQKYNIQDYRPRMEQFQKAIRKVRQVQRMRKQRGYAFSQADESQTRVLQAYDTTKHRGRYGEMASSRPIDGM comes from the exons ATGGCTGGACGACACCCCATAGGAGGCCATGGCGGGCCCTCGAATAACGACGACCTGCTGCTCGACCTGGACAACGAGCAGCCCGTATACAACGCGGGGCAGCGGTCGGCCCTGAACGATGACGATCTGGCACGGGCGTACGAGCACGATCAGGATCCGTCGAGCCGACCGTCGGTGTCCTATGATGATTTTGTCGGCGCCGAGCCCTCATATCCTCCCCCGGGTCGCTCTGGCGGAGCGCAGATGGCGCAGCCCTCAGAGCGGTCGGGGCCCTATCACAACCATCAATTCAGTCAGTCCTCGGACCTCGACAACTACCCGCGCTATGCCGACGACttcgacgaggacgagatgTATTACCAGCATGGCGGCGCTCCTGGTGCGGGGCCTTCGTCAGCTGCTAGAGACAATGCGAGAACCCGGAATAGCGTGCTGACTCTGGGAGGaggcttctttggcaagcTGAAGCATAGGCTGGGCATGGGCCAGGGCTATTCAGAGATGGACTTGCCGTTGACCGAGCCGGGACTCGATCGAGGCGGgtcgcagcaacagcagcagcccaaggccaagaagtcgGGCAACTTCAAGTTCGGCTTTGGCAGGGGTAAGCCAGATCCCGCGAGTCTGGGACCAAGAATCATCCACCTCAACAACCCCCCCGCCAATGCCGCCAACAAGTACGCCGGTAACCACATCTCGACGGCCAAGTACAACGTTGTCACCTTTCTCCCAAAGTTCCTCTTCGAGCAGTTCTCCAAGGTtgccaacatcttcttcctgtTTACGGCCGCCCTGCAGCAGATTCCTGGATTGTCACCCACCAACAGGTATACGACGATTGGACCCCTGGCTGTTGTGCTTTTGGTTTCCGCTGGTAAGGAATTGGTGGAGGATTACCGGAGAAGAGTTGCGGACAATGCTCTCAACACTTCCACGGCGCGAGTTTTACGGGGCTCCAGTTTTACGGACACGAAATGGAATGCTGTAGCGGTGGGTGATGTGGTCAGGGTTGAATCTGAGGAGCCGTTTCCAGCCGATCTGGTTCTTTTGGCAAGTTCCGAGCCCGAGGGTCTCTGTTATATCGAAACAGCAAACTTGGATGGCGAGACCAACTTGAAGATTAAGCAAGCCCTTCCGGAGACGTCTACCCTGGTTTCCCCTAGCGAAGTGAGCCGACTGGGTGGTCGCATCAAGTCGGAACAGCCCAACAGCAGCCTGTACACGTACGAAGCAACATTGATCATGCAAGCTGGtggaggagaaaaggagcTGGCCCTGAATCccgagcagctgcttcttcgaggTGCCACCCTGAGAAACACCCCCTGGATCCACGGCATCGTCGTTTTCACGGGCCACGAGACCAAGCTGATGCGAAACGCCACCGCGACACCAATCAAGCGAACCAAGGTCGAAAGGCAGCTCAACTGGCTCGTGCTCATGTTGGTCGGCATGCTGCTGGTGCTTAGCGTCATCAGTACCGTTGGAGACTTGGTGATGCGCGGCGCTACTGGCGACTCGCTTTCGTATCTCTATCTGGACAAAATCGACAGTGCTGGAACCGCAGCCTCGACGTTTTTCAAAGACATGGTTACGTACTGGGTGCTTTTCTCTGCCCTCGTgccaatctctctctttgtcaCGGTGGAGTTGGTCAAGTATTGGCATGGAATCCTTATCAACGACGATCTTGACATGTACTACGACAAGACTGATACTCCAGCTACCTGCCGAACATCAAGTTTGGTCGAAGAACTCGGCATGGTCGAGTACGTATTCTCGGACAAGACTGGTACGCTTACCTGCAACATGATGGAATTCAAGCAATGCTCCATTGGCGGCATTATGTATGCCGAAGAGGTTCCCGAGGACCGCCGAGCGACGGGCGtggacgacgaagaggcaGCTATTTACGACTTCAAGGCGCTCCAGGCCAACTTGACCCAAGGACATCAGACTGCCGGGATGATTGACCATTTCCTCGCGCTTCTTGCTACCTGCCACACGGTTATCCCTGAGATGGAcgaaaaaggccaaattAAATATCAAGCTGCCTCCCCTGACGAAGGTGCCCTTGTGGCTGGAGCCGTCACCATGGGCTACAGGTTCACTGCGCGAAAGCCGAAATCCGTCATCATCGAAGCCAATGGCCGGGAAATGGAGTACGAACTGTTGGCCGTCTGCGAATTCAACTCGACCCGTAAGCGCATGTCTGCCATCTTCCGCTGCCCTGACGGAAAGATTCGTGTTTACTGCAAGGGTGCCGATACCGTCATTCTGGAACGCCTCAACGACCAAAACCCCCACGTCGAAATCACTCTGCGTCACCTCGAGGAATACGCATCGGAGGGTCTGCGGACGCTCTGCTTGGCTATGCGTGAAGTGCCAGAACAAGAGTACCACGAGTGGCGCCAGATCTTTGATACTGCGGCAACAACTGTGGGCGGCAACCGAGCGGATgagctggacaaggctgctgaGATTATCGAACATGACTTTTACCTTCTTGGTGCCACTGCTATCGAGGATCGCCTCCAAGATGGCGTACCGGAGACAATTCACACCCTGCAACAGGCTAACATCAAAGTCTGGGTTCTGACCGGAGATCGACAGGAGACGGCCATCAACATTGGTATGAGTTGCAAACTTCTCAGCGAGGATATGATGCTTCTGATCGTCAACGAGGAATCGGCAGCCGCAACTCGCGACAAcatccagaagaagattgatgCCATCAGGACGCAAGGCGACGGTACTATCGAAATGGAATCTCTGGCGCTTGTCATTGACGGAAAGTCTCTCACGTATGCCCTCGAGAAGGATCTGGAAAAGCTATTCCTCGACCTCGCCATTATGTGCAAGGCCGTCATCTGCTGTCGTGTGTCACCCCTGCAAAAGGCTCTGGTCGTCAAGCTGGTCAAGAAGTACCAGAAGCAGTCGATTCTTCTTGCTATCGGTGACGGAGCAAACGACGTTTCCATGATCCAGGCGGCGCACATTGGCGTTGGTATCAGCGGTGTTGAAGGTCTGCAGGCTGCTCGAAGTGCCGACGTGGCCATTGCCCAGTTTAGGTATCTACGGAAGCTTCTGCTTGTCCACGGCGCATGGAGCTACCAGCGAGTGAGCAAGACGATTCTGTTTTCCTTTTACAAGAACATTGCTCTGTACTTGACGCAGTTTTGGTACACGTTCCAGAATGTCTTTTCCGGCCAGGTCATTTACGAATCTTGGACCTTGTCCTTCTACAACGTCTTCTATACGGTTCTTCCGCCGCTGGCCATTGGTATTCTGGACCAGTTCATCTCTGCGCGGTTGCTCGATCGCTACCCTCAGCTCTACATGATGGGCCAGCAAAATTCCGCGTTCAAGCTGAAGGTGTTTGCGCAGTGGATTGCCAACGCCATCTATCACTCCATCGTCCTCTACATCTTTGCTGAGCTCATCTGGTACAGCGATGTCATTGACGGCCAAGGCCAGACTGACGGACATTGGGTCTGGGGAACTGCTCTGTACGGAGCTGTGCTCCTCACTGTCTTAGGTAAGGCAGCGCTGGTAACCAACAACTGGACCAAGTACCATGTGATGGCCATCCCCGGCAGCATGGTCATTTGGTGGGTGTTTATCGCCGTTTACGGTACCGTCGCACCCAAGATCAACATTTCAACCGAGTACCATGGCGTCATTCCCAAACTGTACAGCAGCCCCGTCTTCTGGCTTCAAACCTTTGTCCTTGCGTTGTTGTGTTTGTCACGAGACATTGCCTGGAAATACGCCAAGCGAATGTACCGGCCACAGACATACCACCACATTCAGGAGATTCAAAAGTACAATATTCAGGATTACCGGCCTAG GATGGAGCAATTCCAGAAAGCTATCCGTAAGGTTCGGCAGGTGCAGCGTATGCGTAAGCAGCGTGGCTATGCCTTTTCGCAGGCCGACGAGAGCCAGACGCGCGTGCTTCAGGCATACGACACGACAAAGCACCGAGGCCGGTACGGAGAAATGGCCAGCTCAAGACCAATAGACGGGATGTAA